One Acetobacterium sp. KB-1 DNA segment encodes these proteins:
- a CDS encoding KOW domain-containing RNA-binding protein, which produces MNEFKVGQVVRSIAGRDKGQFMVVIEVVNDHFTTVSNGALRKVSNPKKKKVKHLAKTNHIATDIRDKILNGKMITNAELRKILESYHMPDGIGDENREEV; this is translated from the coding sequence ATGAATGAATTTAAAGTTGGACAAGTGGTTCGTTCTATAGCTGGCCGTGATAAGGGTCAGTTTATGGTGGTTATTGAAGTGGTGAACGACCATTTCACCACTGTATCGAATGGAGCGCTTCGTAAAGTGAGTAATCCAAAGAAAAAAAAGGTCAAACACTTGGCGAAGACGAATCACATAGCCACAGATATTCGTGATAAAATATTAAATGGAAAAATGATAACTAACGCTGAGTTAAGAAAAATACTCGAGTCCTATCACATGCCTGATGGTATTGGGGATGAGAATCGTGAGGAGGTTTGA
- the rpmJ gene encoding 50S ribosomal protein L36, with the protein MKVRPSVKPICEKCKIIKRNGRVMVICENPKHKQKQG; encoded by the coding sequence ATGAAAGTTAGACCATCAGTAAAACCGATTTGTGAAAAATGCAAAATTATTAAGAGAAATGGTCGTGTTATGGTTATTTGCGAGAATCCAAAACACAAGCAGAAACAAGGTTAA
- the rplO gene encoding 50S ribosomal protein L15 has protein sequence MKLHTLSPAPGSKKAPKRKGRGTGSGLGKTAGRGQDGQKSRSGGGVRPGFEGGQMPLARRLPKRGFSNARFKKTYAIVNVGELNAFDANTVITPELLLEYGFVRKLNDGLKILGNGEVEKAFTIKAHKISKSAEEKILAGGGKVEVI, from the coding sequence ATGAAGTTACATACTTTAAGTCCAGCCCCAGGTTCAAAAAAGGCACCCAAGAGAAAAGGACGCGGTACTGGTTCTGGTCTTGGAAAAACTGCTGGTCGTGGACAGGATGGACAAAAATCACGTTCCGGTGGTGGTGTTCGACCAGGTTTTGAAGGTGGACAAATGCCATTGGCACGTCGTTTACCTAAACGTGGTTTCTCAAACGCTCGATTCAAAAAAACCTATGCAATTGTCAATGTGGGAGAGCTGAATGCATTTGATGCCAATACAGTGATTACCCCAGAACTATTGCTTGAATACGGATTCGTCCGAAAATTAAATGATGGGTTGAAAATCCTTGGAAACGGAGAAGTTGAGAAGGCATTCACCATTAAAGCGCACAAAATCAGCAAATCAGCTGAGGAGAAAATTCTCGCTGGAGGAGGAAAGGTAGAGGTGATCTAA
- a CDS encoding energy-coupling factor transporter transmembrane protein EcfT, with translation MLKDVTIGQYYPTGSVIHKLDPRTKILFTTAFVVMLFFLNNLWGYLATFLILTTITLLSKIPVGYIIRGIKGLVLIIMLTVVLNLFMTPGTPVVTLGSLTVTLEGLKVATYMALRLIFLVIGTSIMTLTTSPIDLTDGMEWCMRFIPFVRRYAHELAMMMSIALRFIPTLMEETERIMKAQKARGANFETGSIISRAKNLIPILIPLFISAFRRADELATAMEARCYRGGENRTRMKQLAFEFRDSVSLALMVTMIVGLYLTTLIQIPLVFPV, from the coding sequence ATGTTAAAAGATGTTACGATTGGTCAGTATTATCCGACCGGGTCAGTAATACACAAACTGGACCCGCGAACGAAGATACTGTTTACCACAGCTTTTGTTGTGATGTTGTTTTTTTTGAATAATCTATGGGGTTATCTCGCCACATTTTTGATCCTGACAACCATTACCCTGCTTTCTAAAATCCCGGTGGGGTATATTATTCGAGGGATTAAGGGTTTAGTGCTGATTATTATGCTCACAGTGGTATTAAACCTCTTTATGACGCCTGGAACACCAGTGGTTACGCTGGGATCGCTGACGGTGACCCTGGAAGGTTTGAAAGTGGCAACCTATATGGCACTGCGGCTGATCTTTCTGGTGATCGGTACCAGTATTATGACCTTAACCACCTCGCCGATTGATTTAACTGATGGAATGGAGTGGTGCATGCGTTTCATTCCGTTTGTCAGGCGATATGCCCATGAACTGGCAATGATGATGTCGATTGCGCTGCGCTTTATTCCGACCTTGATGGAAGAAACCGAGCGAATCATGAAGGCTCAAAAAGCCCGGGGGGCAAATTTTGAAACCGGCAGCATTATTTCCCGGGCTAAAAATCTGATCCCGATTTTGATTCCACTGTTTATTTCCGCTTTTCGCAGGGCTGACGAATTGGCCACCGCCATGGAAGCCCGCTGCTACCGAGGCGGTGAGAACCGAACCCGGATGAAACAATTAGCCTTTGAATTCCGGGATAGCGTCAGTTTGGCACTGATGGTTACAATGATTGTGGGTCTTTACCTGACTACCTTGATTCAAATTCCTCTTGTGTTCCCGGTTTAA
- the rpsD gene encoding 30S ribosomal protein S4: MSRNIEASCRQCRREGAKLYLKGERCYSTNKCAFERRPTPPGQHGKRRTKVSEYGLQLREKQKAKRIYGVLEKQFRGYFEIAEKQKGITGHNLLIHLESRLDNVVYRLGLATSRKEARQLVDHEHFLINGKKLNIPSYIMKDGDVIEVRPKSKKSQKFKDILEVTENRTVAAWLSKDVETLSGKVIGRPAVEDLDVEIAEHLIVELYSK, translated from the coding sequence ATGTCAAGAAATATAGAAGCATCATGCCGACAATGTCGACGTGAAGGTGCAAAATTGTACTTAAAAGGTGAACGTTGTTATTCAACAAATAAATGTGCGTTCGAACGACGTCCAACACCACCAGGCCAACACGGAAAAAGACGAACAAAAGTATCGGAATACGGCCTGCAATTACGTGAAAAGCAAAAAGCAAAACGTATTTATGGTGTGCTTGAAAAACAATTCCGGGGATACTTCGAAATTGCTGAAAAGCAAAAAGGGATTACCGGTCATAACCTGCTGATTCATTTAGAATCACGTTTGGATAATGTTGTTTATCGATTGGGTCTGGCAACTTCCCGTAAAGAAGCCCGCCAACTGGTCGATCATGAACATTTCCTGATTAACGGCAAGAAACTAAACATTCCTTCTTATATCATGAAAGATGGCGATGTGATTGAAGTTCGGCCTAAAAGTAAGAAATCTCAGAAGTTTAAAGACATTTTAGAAGTGACAGAAAATAGAACTGTAGCAGCTTGGTTATCTAAAGATGTTGAAACACTATCAGGAAAAGTCATTGGCAGACCGGCAGTAGAAGACTTAGATGTCGAAATTGCTGAACATCTTATTGTTGAATTGTATTCTAAATAG
- the truA gene encoding tRNA pseudouridine(38-40) synthase TruA encodes MRNIQIIISYRGTSYCGWQVQPNGVTIQEVIIRAIKELTGETVNLTGSGRTDAGVHALGQSANFFTASTIPPEVWYRALNTRLPVDIRVIRSRECPPDFHSRYNTIGKSYLYKILESPVASPFLADLAFHITRTLDWGAIEEAAAGFLGEHDFSAFMASGSAIKSTVRTITDISFIKRGELSEITFTGNGFLYNMVRIMMGTLYEVGYGRLKPQDIKAIIAGKDRNKAGVTAPAHGLYLKEVYY; translated from the coding sequence ATGAGAAATATTCAGATTATTATTAGTTATCGGGGCACCAGTTATTGTGGGTGGCAGGTTCAGCCCAATGGTGTTACCATTCAAGAAGTCATCATCAGAGCCATCAAAGAACTCACCGGCGAAACTGTCAATCTGACCGGATCTGGCCGGACTGATGCGGGAGTGCATGCCTTGGGCCAGAGTGCTAATTTTTTTACCGCTTCGACCATCCCGCCGGAGGTATGGTATCGGGCCCTGAACACCCGACTTCCAGTAGACATTCGGGTGATTCGTAGCCGGGAGTGCCCCCCGGACTTTCATAGCCGCTACAATACCATCGGTAAAAGTTATCTTTATAAAATTTTAGAAAGCCCGGTGGCCAGTCCTTTCTTGGCGGATTTGGCATTTCATATCACCCGAACGCTGGATTGGGGGGCCATAGAAGAAGCGGCCGCCGGTTTTTTAGGCGAGCATGACTTCAGTGCCTTTATGGCCAGTGGCAGCGCCATCAAAAGCACCGTTCGTACCATTACTGACATATCATTTATAAAGCGTGGCGAGTTATCGGAAATAACCTTTACTGGAAACGGATTTTTGTATAATATGGTAAGGATTATGATGGGCACCCTCTATGAAGTGGGTTATGGCCGCTTAAAACCACAGGATATTAAAGCGATCATCGCGGGTAAGGATCGCAATAAGGCTGGTGTGACAGCACCGGCTCATGGTCTTTACTTAAAGGAAGTTTATTATTAA
- a CDS encoding DNA-directed RNA polymerase subunit alpha has translation MIEFEKPVIEIVDKKDDDTYGRFVIEPLERGYGTTLGNSLRRIMLSSLPGVAVTSVKIEGVLHEFSTIPGVKEDVIEILLNLKGLAAEIYTDEPKVIYIEASEEGEITAGDIIADSDVDILNPEMHIATLSKGSTLNMEMRIEKGRGYVAADKNKYPGMPIGTIPMDSIFSPIIKVNFLVENTRVGQITDFDKLTIDIWTDGTTTPEEALSLAAKVLSEHLNLFINLTEHATTVEIMVEKEESEKERIREMSIEELELSVRSSNCLRRANIDTVEKLTQRSEEDMIKVRNLGRKSLNEIKHKLAEIGLSLSQEEEKAKE, from the coding sequence ATGATCGAATTCGAGAAACCAGTCATCGAAATTGTTGATAAAAAAGACGACGATACCTACGGGCGGTTTGTCATTGAACCTTTAGAACGGGGATATGGAACCACCCTTGGTAACAGTCTGAGACGGATAATGCTGTCTTCTTTGCCGGGCGTGGCAGTCACATCGGTAAAAATTGAAGGCGTATTGCATGAATTCTCAACCATTCCCGGGGTAAAAGAAGATGTTATTGAAATTCTTCTAAACCTGAAAGGTCTGGCCGCAGAAATATATACCGATGAGCCAAAGGTTATTTACATTGAAGCTTCAGAGGAAGGTGAAATCACTGCTGGTGATATCATCGCCGACTCTGATGTCGACATCCTGAATCCGGAAATGCACATTGCGACCTTATCTAAGGGTTCAACCTTAAATATGGAAATGCGCATCGAAAAGGGTCGCGGTTATGTGGCGGCAGATAAAAATAAGTATCCGGGCATGCCGATTGGAACCATTCCAATGGATTCAATCTTTTCGCCAATTATTAAAGTAAATTTTCTAGTTGAAAATACCCGAGTCGGTCAAATTACCGATTTTGATAAATTAACGATTGATATTTGGACAGATGGAACGACAACCCCAGAAGAAGCACTCTCTTTGGCAGCTAAGGTTTTAAGTGAACATTTAAACTTGTTCATTAATTTAACTGAGCATGCGACTACTGTAGAAATTATGGTAGAAAAAGAGGAAAGTGAAAAAGAACGCATTCGCGAAATGTCGATTGAAGAACTGGAACTTTCAGTAAGATCCAGTAACTGCTTACGACGGGCGAACATCGATACAGTTGAAAAATTAACACAACGAAGCGAAGAGGACATGATTAAAGTTCGTAACCTCGGTCGCAAATCTCTTAATGAAATCAAGCACAAGCTGGCAGAGATTGGTTTGTCCTTGAGTCAAGAAGAAGAAAAGGCAAAGGAGTAA
- a CDS encoding energy-coupling factor transporter ATPase — translation MSVEIKNLSHTYSEGSPFEFKALKEINITIEDGSFIGIIGHTGSGKSTLIQHLNGLLTPTSGTVLVDGKDIFDTKKSELIELRHRIGLVFQYPEHQLFEETVQKDVAFGPKNQGLSQEEIDTRVRQSIKMVGLDFETIKDKSPFELSGGQMRRVAIAGVLAMEPAVLILDEPTAGLDPQGREEILAQIKLLHTQKQITVILVSHSMEDIGKMVDKILVINEGEVVFFDTPSHVFTQISTLESIGLAVPEVTYLMRRLKEKYPEIREDIFTVEAAKKEILKVIRG, via the coding sequence ATGTCAGTAGAAATAAAAAATCTTTCGCATACCTATTCAGAAGGTTCGCCGTTTGAATTCAAAGCGCTCAAAGAGATAAATATCACCATTGAAGACGGTAGTTTTATTGGCATCATCGGCCATACCGGTTCGGGTAAATCAACCCTGATTCAGCATCTGAATGGATTATTAACCCCCACCTCCGGCACGGTTCTGGTCGATGGGAAAGATATCTTTGACACAAAAAAATCCGAATTGATCGAGCTTAGGCATCGTATTGGCCTAGTTTTTCAATACCCGGAACATCAGCTGTTTGAAGAAACCGTCCAAAAAGATGTGGCCTTTGGACCCAAAAATCAGGGACTCAGTCAGGAAGAAATAGATACGCGGGTCAGACAATCAATTAAAATGGTTGGTCTTGATTTTGAAACCATTAAGGATAAATCCCCCTTTGAATTGTCGGGCGGACAGATGCGGCGGGTGGCGATTGCCGGTGTTCTGGCGATGGAGCCGGCGGTGCTGATCCTCGATGAACCGACCGCGGGCCTTGATCCCCAGGGCCGCGAAGAAATACTGGCGCAGATCAAATTATTGCATACTCAGAAGCAAATAACAGTTATTCTGGTGTCCCACAGTATGGAAGATATCGGAAAAATGGTCGATAAGATTCTCGTCATCAATGAAGGTGAAGTGGTCTTTTTCGATACGCCGAGTCACGTGTTTACACAAATCTCAACCCTGGAAAGCATTGGATTGGCGGTACCGGAGGTAACCTATCTGATGCGGCGGCTGAAAGAAAAGTATCCGGAAATCAGAGAAGACATCTTTACGGTGGAAGCTGCCAAAAAAGAAATTCTCAAAGTCATAAGAGGATAA
- the infA gene encoding translation initiation factor IF-1, which produces MAKKDVIEVEGSVIESLPNTIFLVELENGHQITAHISGKLRMNYIRILPGDKVVVELSPYDLTRGRIVWRGKGKS; this is translated from the coding sequence ATGGCCAAAAAAGATGTTATCGAGGTAGAAGGCTCAGTTATTGAGTCATTACCAAACACTATTTTCTTAGTTGAATTGGAAAATGGACATCAGATAACTGCACATATTTCGGGAAAACTTCGCATGAATTACATAAGAATTTTACCGGGAGATAAGGTAGTTGTTGAATTATCCCCATATGATTTGACCCGCGGGCGTATCGTATGGCGTGGGAAAGGGAAATCATAA
- the rplM gene encoding 50S ribosomal protein L13, whose amino-acid sequence MNANATKMAKSHEIDRKWYVIDAEGKVLGRLATEVANILRGKNKPIFSPHMDCGDFVIIINADKVVLTGNKLDQKLYKTYSGYCGGLKEMTYRKFLAEKPELLVFKAVKGMIPHNKLGDKVATKLKVYAGTEHPHAAQLPEVYEF is encoded by the coding sequence ATGAATGCGAATGCCACAAAAATGGCCAAATCTCATGAAATAGACCGTAAATGGTATGTGATTGATGCGGAAGGTAAGGTATTAGGACGACTGGCGACAGAAGTTGCAAATATTTTACGAGGAAAAAACAAACCTATCTTTTCACCCCATATGGATTGCGGAGATTTTGTTATTATCATTAATGCCGATAAGGTTGTGTTAACCGGAAACAAATTGGATCAGAAATTATACAAAACATATTCTGGATATTGCGGCGGGTTAAAAGAAATGACTTACCGAAAATTCTTAGCTGAAAAACCAGAACTTCTGGTTTTCAAAGCAGTAAAGGGTATGATCCCACATAACAAGTTAGGGGATAAAGTTGCGACTAAACTTAAAGTTTATGCTGGCACCGAACATCCACATGCTGCCCAACTGCCTGAAGTTTACGAATTTTAA
- the map gene encoding type I methionyl aminopeptidase, with product MITIKSRKEIDLMRHAGKIVAGAHALVGSMIKPGVTTQELDHAVEQYIRAADAIPTFKGYGGFPNSICASINEVVVHGIPEKRRLQEGDIISIDIGATYKGYVGDAAVTHGVGNISDEAARLIAVTRESFYRGIAYARDGFRLSDISNAVQTYVEDNGFSVVRDYVGHGVGKQMHEDPPIPNYGPKGHGPRLRQGMTLAIEPMVNVGTYDVVTLKDGWTVVTTDGKLSSHYEHTILITGTGDPELLTVI from the coding sequence ATGATAACCATAAAATCCCGAAAGGAAATTGATCTGATGCGTCATGCCGGAAAGATTGTGGCAGGCGCCCATGCCTTAGTTGGAAGTATGATCAAACCTGGGGTAACAACACAAGAACTGGATCATGCAGTTGAACAGTACATTCGCGCTGCGGATGCAATTCCTACATTTAAAGGCTATGGCGGATTCCCAAACTCTATCTGTGCTTCAATTAATGAAGTGGTAGTGCATGGGATTCCTGAGAAGCGGCGATTGCAGGAAGGCGACATTATCAGTATTGATATTGGCGCGACATACAAGGGTTACGTTGGTGATGCTGCCGTTACTCACGGAGTTGGCAACATTTCCGATGAAGCAGCACGATTGATTGCAGTCACCCGGGAGTCATTCTATCGCGGCATTGCATATGCCAGGGATGGTTTCCGATTGTCAGACATCTCAAATGCCGTTCAGACTTACGTCGAAGACAATGGATTTTCTGTTGTCCGGGACTATGTCGGTCATGGTGTGGGAAAGCAAATGCATGAGGATCCACCGATTCCCAATTATGGCCCAAAAGGACACGGTCCCCGGCTGCGGCAAGGGATGACCCTGGCCATTGAACCAATGGTCAATGTCGGTACCTATGACGTTGTTACATTAAAAGACGGATGGACGGTGGTAACCACAGATGGTAAGCTCTCGTCACATTACGAGCACACCATTCTCATTACCGGAACCGGCGATCCAGAACTGCTGACAGTCATTTAG
- a CDS encoding energy-coupling factor transporter ATPase gives MQSKNKMIEVRDVHFTYPHHDENEAVLALNGVSLHIEKGEFVGIIGHNGSGKSTLSKLLNAIIFPTQGDVIVSGLNTRDQTHLWTIRQTAGMVFQNPDNQLVATIVEEDVAFGPENLGVPPQEIRERVDRALATVEMQAYAHQKPHQLSGGQKQRIAIAGILAMEPECIIFDEPTAMLDPSGRREVMETIKRLNRDKDMTVIHITHFMEEIVAADRIIVLDKGQVVMEGEPRTIFRQVKRLKEIGLDVPQMTELAYELRREGLEITDDVLSIEEMVNALCQ, from the coding sequence ATGCAAAGTAAAAATAAAATGATTGAAGTGCGTGATGTCCACTTCACATATCCTCATCACGATGAAAATGAGGCAGTCCTTGCTTTGAATGGTGTCAGTCTACACATTGAAAAAGGTGAATTTGTCGGAATTATTGGACACAATGGTTCGGGAAAATCTACTCTTTCCAAGCTGCTAAATGCGATCATTTTTCCTACCCAGGGGGATGTGATTGTCAGTGGTCTTAACACCAGGGATCAAACACATCTGTGGACAATTCGTCAAACCGCAGGCATGGTTTTCCAAAACCCGGATAATCAGTTAGTCGCCACCATCGTGGAAGAAGACGTGGCCTTCGGCCCTGAAAATCTCGGCGTTCCGCCCCAAGAAATCAGAGAGCGGGTCGATCGGGCCCTGGCGACGGTTGAAATGCAAGCTTATGCACATCAAAAACCCCATCAATTATCCGGGGGACAAAAACAGCGGATTGCCATTGCCGGGATTCTGGCAATGGAACCGGAGTGTATCATTTTCGATGAACCGACCGCGATGCTCGATCCATCGGGACGACGGGAAGTGATGGAAACCATCAAACGGCTTAACCGTGATAAAGACATGACCGTGATTCACATCACCCATTTTATGGAAGAAATCGTGGCTGCAGATCGCATTATCGTTCTGGATAAAGGTCAGGTTGTGATGGAAGGTGAACCCCGAACAATTTTCAGACAGGTCAAACGGCTCAAGGAGATTGGTCTGGATGTGCCTCAAATGACGGAGTTGGCTTATGAGCTGCGGCGTGAAGGACTAGAAATCACCGATGATGTGTTAAGTATTGAGGAAATGGTGAACGCCCTATGTCAGTAG
- the rpsK gene encoding 30S ribosomal protein S11 has protein sequence MAVKKARRKVRKVKKNIERGQAHIQSSFNNTIVTITDMSGNALSWASSGGLGFKGSRKSTPFASQMAAEEAAKAAMEHGLKSVEVLVKGPGSGREAAIRALQAAGLEITLIRDVTPIPHNGCRPPKRRRV, from the coding sequence ATGGCAGTTAAAAAAGCACGAAGAAAAGTAAGAAAAGTCAAAAAGAATATCGAACGTGGCCAGGCCCATATTCAATCTTCTTTCAATAATACCATTGTTACCATTACAGATATGTCAGGAAATGCCCTTTCATGGGCAAGTTCTGGTGGACTAGGCTTTAAAGGGTCACGAAAAAGCACCCCTTTTGCTTCTCAAATGGCAGCAGAAGAAGCGGCAAAAGCAGCCATGGAGCATGGACTTAAAAGCGTAGAAGTTTTAGTCAAAGGCCCTGGTTCCGGACGTGAGGCAGCAATTCGAGCCTTACAGGCGGCTGGATTGGAAATTACCCTGATCCGCGATGTTACGCCTATTCCACATAACGGTTGTCGACCACCTAAGCGACGACGAGTATAA
- the rplQ gene encoding 50S ribosomal protein L17, producing the protein MAGYRKLGRPSDQRRALLRNLTTALLEHGKIETTVTRAKEVKRIADKMVTLGKRGDLHARRQAISYITQEAVVKQLFDEIAPKYTERNGGYTRIYRVGPRRGDGAEMAIIELV; encoded by the coding sequence ATGGCGGGATATCGAAAACTAGGCCGTCCCTCTGATCAAAGAAGAGCATTATTGCGGAATCTTACGACTGCCCTTTTAGAACACGGTAAAATTGAAACAACCGTAACCAGAGCGAAGGAAGTTAAAAGAATTGCAGATAAAATGGTCACTTTAGGTAAAAGAGGCGACTTACATGCCAGAAGACAGGCAATTTCTTATATCACTCAAGAAGCAGTGGTTAAACAATTGTTTGACGAAATTGCACCTAAATATACTGAACGTAACGGTGGCTACACACGAATTTATCGGGTGGGACCACGACGTGGCGACGGCGCAGAAATGGCTATAATTGAATTAGTATAA
- the secY gene encoding preprotein translocase subunit SecY yields MVSTLKDAWKIPDLRRKIIITLLLLFVYRLGSFIPVPFIDTAQLSQLVNDSGIFGLFDIISGGNFGNFTIFAMSITPYINASIIMNLLAFAIPALEALQKEGEEGRKKLAQYTRYLTIVLALIQALGMSLSFGDLLIDRTPFTVFTVVLCITAGTAFLMYLGEQITESGIGNGISLIIFISIVSRIPSAIGQMYQYVTIGTLNPITLIVFLVFIVVVVFGVVAVQEGQRKIPVQYAKRVVGRKMYGGQTTHIPMRVNMAGVIPVIFASSLTLFPATIASFFPTSAFANFISTYLAWGSWLTNIIYITLIIAFTYFYTAVTFNPFDIAENIKKQGGYIPGIRPGKPTVEYLSRIMNRLTLFGGVFLAIIAVIPIFVGNFMGVNLQFGGTSLLIVVGVALETVKQIEAEMMMRHHQGFLKS; encoded by the coding sequence ATGGTCTCTACCTTGAAGGATGCTTGGAAAATTCCAGATCTACGACGAAAGATAATCATTACCTTATTACTGCTGTTTGTATATCGTTTGGGATCCTTCATACCGGTTCCATTCATTGATACCGCGCAGTTAAGTCAACTCGTCAATGATAGTGGGATTTTTGGTCTGTTTGATATTATATCCGGTGGTAACTTTGGTAATTTCACTATTTTTGCCATGAGTATCACCCCGTATATTAATGCATCAATTATCATGAACCTTTTGGCATTTGCAATTCCAGCTTTGGAAGCGCTACAAAAAGAAGGGGAAGAAGGACGCAAGAAGCTAGCTCAGTACACCCGTTACCTGACCATTGTGCTGGCACTGATCCAGGCTTTGGGCATGAGCTTATCCTTCGGCGATTTGTTAATTGATAGAACGCCATTTACCGTATTTACGGTTGTTTTATGTATTACTGCAGGGACAGCGTTTTTGATGTATCTGGGTGAACAAATTACTGAAAGTGGTATCGGTAACGGTATTTCTTTGATTATTTTCATCAGTATTGTTTCCCGAATCCCATCTGCGATTGGCCAAATGTATCAATATGTTACAATTGGCACGTTAAATCCGATCACTTTGATCGTGTTTCTTGTCTTTATTGTGGTGGTTGTCTTTGGTGTGGTGGCTGTTCAGGAAGGACAACGAAAAATCCCGGTTCAGTATGCAAAACGGGTTGTTGGCAGAAAAATGTATGGTGGACAAACTACTCACATTCCCATGCGCGTGAATATGGCAGGCGTTATTCCGGTCATCTTTGCCAGTTCGTTAACCTTATTTCCGGCAACAATTGCCAGCTTTTTCCCAACATCGGCCTTTGCAAATTTTATTTCAACTTATTTAGCTTGGGGATCCTGGCTTACTAATATTATTTATATCACATTAATTATTGCGTTTACCTATTTCTATACAGCTGTAACATTTAATCCGTTTGATATCGCAGAAAATATCAAAAAACAAGGCGGTTATATTCCCGGGATCAGACCGGGGAAACCAACTGTAGAGTACTTGTCGAGAATTATGAACCGATTAACATTATTTGGTGGCGTCTTTTTAGCGATCATTGCTGTTATTCCTATTTTTGTAGGTAATTTTATGGGTGTCAATCTTCAATTCGGCGGAACAAGTTTGCTGATTGTCGTTGGGGTAGCCCTTGAAACGGTTAAACAGATTGAAGCAGAAATGATGATGAGACACCATCAGGGATTTTTAAAATCTTAA
- the rpsM gene encoding 30S ribosomal protein S13: MARIAGVDLPRDKRVEIGLTYIYGIGHSTALEILKALNINPDTRVKDLTETEVNDLRITIDKYTVEGDLRREVNLNIKRLIEIGSYRGLRHRRGLPVRGQKTKTNARTRKGPKRLVSKKK, translated from the coding sequence ATGGCAAGAATTGCCGGAGTCGATTTGCCCCGAGATAAGCGGGTCGAAATTGGATTAACTTACATTTATGGTATTGGACATTCAACAGCCTTAGAGATCTTAAAAGCTTTAAATATCAATCCTGATACCAGAGTGAAAGATCTGACTGAAACAGAAGTGAATGATCTAAGAATTACAATTGATAAATACACTGTTGAAGGTGACCTTCGTCGAGAAGTCAACTTAAACATTAAACGACTAATAGAAATTGGATCTTATAGAGGACTACGTCATCGTCGCGGACTTCCTGTGCGCGGGCAAAAGACTAAAACGAATGCTAGAACTCGAAAAGGTCCTAAACGTCTCGTCAGTAAGAAGAAATAA
- a CDS encoding adenylate kinase, which yields MRIVLLGPPGAGKGTQAKRICETYKIPHISTGDLFRENMSKDTPLGQKAKEYMAQGLLVPDDLVIDMVEDRLTHDDVLAAGYGYLLDGFPRTVDQAQALCRINAKRDCELDFAINLEVPFDILIERVSGRRICPTCHATYHIKYSKPKVEGVCDLDGTPLYQRDDDKVETVKKRIQVYQDQTEPLIEFYQDKQKIININGLQHMDDVFENIEEILSGVKKR from the coding sequence ATGAGAATTGTATTATTAGGACCTCCGGGAGCCGGCAAAGGGACACAGGCGAAGCGGATTTGCGAAACCTATAAAATCCCACATATTTCAACAGGTGATCTCTTTCGAGAAAACATGAGTAAAGATACACCGCTTGGTCAAAAGGCAAAAGAGTATATGGCTCAAGGCCTATTGGTGCCCGATGATTTAGTCATTGATATGGTTGAAGACCGTTTGACCCATGATGATGTACTGGCTGCTGGTTATGGCTATTTACTGGACGGATTTCCCCGGACGGTTGATCAAGCTCAGGCTTTATGCCGAATCAATGCCAAGCGTGATTGTGAGTTGGATTTTGCTATCAATCTTGAGGTACCATTTGACATTTTGATTGAACGTGTTTCAGGGCGACGAATCTGTCCGACCTGTCATGCAACCTATCATATCAAGTACAGCAAGCCAAAGGTTGAGGGTGTCTGTGATTTAGATGGCACACCACTCTATCAGCGGGATGACGATAAAGTTGAGACCGTAAAAAAGCGAATTCAAGTTTATCAGGATCAGACCGAACCATTAATTGAATTCTATCAAGACAAACAAAAGATCATCAATATTAATGGATTGCAACATATGGACGATGTTTTTGAAAACATCGAAGAAATCCTAAGTGGAGTTAAGAAAAGATGA